The Xenopus tropicalis strain Nigerian chromosome 7, UCB_Xtro_10.0, whole genome shotgun sequence genome includes a region encoding these proteins:
- the LOC116412348 gene encoding modulator of macroautophagy TMEM150B-like — protein MNTFSSKSLFFFLPIFNTIWIAFSLTTSYIIAAKFGHITTSVPYLSGIVKYLPEEMFAKIAFTIAAGLDVLTYYSMYKYQKISHPKSSQVCNIIVLILGLLSSLGLLLGTHVSSNISTTVHLVAAFLAFGLEAVYNICHCIRYYRSVMWKDHRYMITARLVLCLITTVPTIMFVVFKQISCPFLKICDYNFITPASPDS, from the exons ATGAACACATTTTCATCAAAAAGTTTATTCTTTTTCCTGCCAATATTTAACACTATATGGATTGCTTTTAGTCTTACCACTTCCTATATTATAGCTGCAAAATTTGGACACATTACAACTTCTGTGCCATACTTAAG TGGAATAGTGAAATATCTTCCTGAGGAAATGTTTGCAAAAATTGCATTCACTATTGCTGCCGGTCTAG ATGTTCTGACATATTATTCAATGTATAAATACCAGAAGATTTCCCATCCCAAATCAAGTCAGGTTTGCAACATAATTGTATTAATCCTGGGATTGCTGTCCAGCCTGGGATTGCTTCTAGGGACACACGTATCA tcAAATATATCGACCACCGTTCACTTAGTGGCAGCCTTCTTGGCCTTTGGATTAGAAGCGGTGTACAATATCTGTCACTGTATCCGGTACTACAGGTCTGTAATGTGGAAGGATCATCGCTACATGATCACGGCACGGCTTGTTTTGTGTCTGATCACTACTGTGCCGACAATAATGT TCGTCGTATTTAAGCAGATTAGTTGCCCATTTTTGAAGATATgcgactacaattttatt ACACCAGCATCCCCTGATAGCTAA